In Nymphaea colorata isolate Beijing-Zhang1983 chromosome 3, ASM883128v2, whole genome shotgun sequence, a genomic segment contains:
- the LOC116250774 gene encoding protein transport protein SEC23-like, translating into MAEIVDPDGPDGVRMTWNSWPRTKVEASKSVIPIACVYSLIRAPPSATDAAFPLLPYRPLRCRNCSCALNPYALVDFSAKFWACPFCLQRNPFPQHYSAINPSNLPAELFPQYTTVEYALSAGPGGPAAVPAPPPVFLFVLDICVIEEELEFVKSALRQALGLLPEHALVGLITFGTQVHVHELGFADLFKTYVFRGTKEISKERVLEQLGLTGRGATGFPRAGAGANQTTASAGIAGRFLLSAADCEYTLNSLLDDLQRDQWPVSPSNRAARCTGVALSVAAGLLGGCVQGTGARIIAMVGGPCTEGPGTIVSQDLSEPVRSHKDLDKDAAPHFHKAVKFYDNVAKQLVDQGHVLDLFACALDQVGVAEMKVAVERTGGLVVLAESFGHPVFKDSFKRIFEDSDQSLGLSFNGTLDIHCSKDIKVQGIIGPCTSLEKKGPLCADVVIGQGNTTSWKMCGLDKRTCLTVFFDVSPSERSSPAAAGASQQLYIQFQTTYQNPEGQMRLRVTTITRKWVDDSASTAELAEGFDQETAAVVLARLVSLKMEIEEEFDATRWLDRSLIRLCSRFGDYRKDDPASFNLNPSFSIFPQFMFNLRRSQFVQVFNNSPDETAYFRMLLNRENVTNSVVMIQPSLIAYSFNSPPVPALLDVASIAADRILLLDAYFSIVVFHGMTIAQWRNMGYHNQPEHQAFAQLLQAPQDDAHLIISDRFPVPRLVVCDQHGSQARFLLAKLNPSATYNSPQEVAAGSDVIFTDDVSLQVFFEHLQRLAVQS; encoded by the exons ATGGCGGAGATTGTAGACCCGGACGGTCCAGACGGCGTCCGCATGACATGGAACTCTTGGCCGCGTACGAAAGTGGAGGCGAGCAAGTCCGTCATTCCCATCGCCTGCGTCTACTCGCTGATCCGTGCTCCTCCCTCCGCCACCGATGCGGCCTTTCCGCTTCTCCCTTACCGCCCGCTCCGTTGCAGGAACTGCTCCTGCGCCCTCAATCCGTACGCCCTTGTCGACTTCTCTGCCAAGTTCTGGGCCTGCCCCTTCTGCCTCCAGCGCAACCCCTTCCCCCAACACTACTCGGCCATTAACCCCTCCAACCTCCCTGCCGAGCTCTTCCCCCAGTACACTACCGTCGAGTATGCCCTCTCCGCTGGCCCCGGTGGCCCCGCCGCCGTTCCAGCCCCGCCGCCCGTCTTTCTCTTCGTCCTTGATATCTGCGTCATCGAGGAAGAGCTCGAATTCGTCAAGTCGGCGCTCCGACAAGCGCTCGGCCTGCTTCCCGAGCATGCCCTCGTGGGGCTGATCACCTTCGGTACGCAGGTGCACGTCCACGAGCTAGGGTTCGCGGACCTGTTCAAGACTTATGTGTTCAGGGGCACTAAGGAGATCTCCAAGGAGCGGGTCCTCGAGCAATTGGGGCTAACAGGCCGTGGCGCCACTGGCTTCCCGAGGGCGGGGGCCGGCGCTAATCAGACCACTGCTTCTGCGGGGATCGCTGGGAGGTTCTTGCTTTCTGCTGCTGATTGCGAGTACACTTTGAATTCG CTTTTGGATGATCTGCAGAGGGATCAGTGGCCGGTGTCACCGAGCAACAGGGCGGCGCGATGTACTGGCGTGGCGCTGAGTGTTGCGGCAGGCCTTCTTGGTGGGTGCGTGCAGGGTACGGGCGCTCGAATCATCGCAATGGTCGGTGGTCCATGCACGGAAGGGCCAGGAACT ATAGTGTCTCAGGATCTGTCAGAACCAGTACGTTCCCATAAAGACCTGGACAAGGATGCAGCACCCCATTTCCATAAAGCCGTCAAGTTTTATGATAATGTCGCCAAACAACTGGTTGACCAGGGGCATGTCTTAGATCTTTTTGCTTGTGCTCTTGATCAG GTTGGAGTTGCGGAAATGAAAGTGGCAGTTGAAAGGACTGGTGGTCTTGTTGTTCTTGCAGAGAGCTTTGGACATCCTGTATTTAAAGATTCTTTCAAGCGCATCTTTGAAGATAGTGACCAATCGCTGGGGCTTTCCTTTAA TGGAACGCTTGATATACATTGTTCAAAGGATATCAAAGTACAGGGAATCATTGGGCCATGTACATCCTTGGAGAAG AAAGGGCCATTGTGTGCAGATGTTGTCATTGGGCAAGGGAATACAACATCATGGAAAATGTGTGGTCTGGATAAAAGGACTTGTTTGACTGTCTTCTTCGATGTTTCGCCAAGTGAACGGTCAAGCCCTGCAGCAGCAGGTGCAAGCCAGCAACTATATATTCAGTTTCAGACAAC TTACCAGAACCCTGAAGGACAGATGAGACTCCGTGTGACAACTATCACAAGAAAGTGGGTGGATGATTCTGCTAGTACAGCG GAACTAGCTGAAGGATTTGACCAGGAGACTGCTGCTGTTGTATTGGCAAGATTAGTATCtttgaaaatggaaatagaG GAAGAATTTGATGCAACCAGGTGGTTAGATCGGTCCCTTATAAGGTTATGCTCCAGATTTGGTGACTACCGGAAAGATGATCCTGCTTCTTTCAATTTAAATCCAAGCTTCTCAATATTCCCACAATTCATGTTTAATCTCAGACGATCTCAGTTTGTTCAG GTTTTTAATAACAGTCCAGATGAGACTGCATACTTCCGGATGCTCCTAAACAGGGAAAATGTCACCAACTCTGTGGTTATGATTCAACCTTCCTTGATTGCATATTCCTTTAATTCACCTCCTGTGCCAGCATTACTGGATGTGGCTTCTATTGCAGCAGACCGCATACTTCTCCTAGATGCATATTTTAGCATTGTTGTCTTCCACGGAATGACAATTGCTCAATGGCGAAATATGGGTTATCACAATCAGCCTGAACATCAG GCCTTTGCACAGCTGTTGCAGGCTCCACAAGATGATGCTCATTTGATCATCAGTGACCGATTTCCAGTCCCCAGACTGGTTGTTTGTGATCAGCATGGCTCTCAG GCTCGCTTCCTACTGGCTAAGTTGAACCCTTCAGCTACCTACAACTCTCCACAAGAAGTTGCTGCTGGCTCTGATGTGATATTCACTGACGATGTCAGCTTGCAAGTCTTTTTTGAGCATCTCCAGCGATTAGCCGTGCAAAGCTAA